One region of Salinibacterium sp. TMP30 genomic DNA includes:
- the coaA gene encoding type I pantothenate kinase, with amino-acid sequence MHENGSAHAQISPFLEIDRSDWSGLAPKMEVPLTQAELIELRGLGDELDLTEVSEVYLPLSRLLNLYAENAQRLHAATTQFLGATTTSTPFVIGVAGSVAVGKSTIARLLRELLSRWDGTPHVELITTDGFLHPNAELERRGILERKGFPESYDRRALLRFVSKIKAGVAEVRAPFYSHLAYDIIPDAAITVRKPDVLIVEGLNVLQPPTPGNRLAVSDLFDFTIYVDARTSDIARWYEERFLRLQRGAFSNPRSYFHRFADLSESAARARAQQVWKLTNEPNLVQNVLPTRPRASLILRKDANHAVSKVLLRKT; translated from the coding sequence ATGCACGAAAACGGCTCCGCACACGCTCAAATCTCTCCCTTTCTCGAAATCGATCGGAGCGATTGGAGCGGACTTGCGCCAAAAATGGAAGTTCCGCTCACCCAAGCAGAGCTAATCGAACTCCGCGGACTCGGCGACGAACTCGACCTCACCGAAGTCTCAGAGGTCTATCTTCCGCTGAGTCGACTACTCAACCTGTATGCAGAAAACGCTCAGCGACTTCATGCCGCCACCACGCAGTTTCTCGGCGCCACAACCACAAGCACACCATTCGTCATTGGCGTTGCCGGCTCGGTAGCCGTCGGAAAGTCCACCATCGCGCGACTGCTGCGCGAACTTCTCTCGCGCTGGGACGGCACCCCCCACGTCGAACTCATCACCACCGACGGGTTTTTGCACCCCAATGCCGAGCTAGAACGCCGCGGCATCCTCGAACGAAAAGGGTTTCCCGAAAGCTACGACCGTCGGGCACTATTGCGGTTCGTCAGCAAGATTAAAGCTGGCGTCGCTGAAGTGCGCGCTCCGTTCTATTCGCACCTGGCCTACGACATCATCCCGGATGCCGCTATAACAGTGCGCAAACCCGACGTGCTCATCGTCGAAGGGCTCAACGTTTTGCAACCGCCGACGCCCGGCAACAGGCTCGCCGTCAGCGACCTCTTCGACTTCACAATCTATGTGGATGCCCGCACAAGTGACATCGCTCGCTGGTACGAGGAGCGCTTCCTTCGCCTCCAGCGCGGGGCGTTCAGTAACCCGCGTTCATACTTCCACCGCTTTGCCGATCTCAGCGAGAGCGCCGCCCGCGCACGCGCCCAACAGGTCTGGAAGCTCACCAACGAACCCAACCTCGTCCAGAACGTATTGCCGACGCGACCTCGCGCATCACTGATCCTGCGTAAAGATGCCAACCATGCGGTCTCGAAAGTGTTGTTGCGTAAGACCTAG
- the glmM gene encoding phosphoglucosamine mutase has product MARLFGTDGVRGLANSDLTVELALGLAQSAAVVLGQGRVADGRRASGRRPVAVVARDPRVSGEFISAAVSAGLASSGVDVFDAGVIPTPAAAFLVADFKADLGVMISASHNPAPDNGIKFFGQGGTKLPDEVEDRIEAALAAPSLAPTGVEVGRIRRFADAEDRYVVHLLSTLPNQLGGIHVVLDCAHGAASGVSPQVFTDAGAKVTVIGADPDGININDGVGSTHLDNLAVAVLAHGADIGIAHDGDADRCLAVDKDGKVVDGDQIMAILAVSMAERGVLQDRTLVATVMSNLGLRRAMAENNIKMLETKVGDRYVLEALGEHGLSLGGEQSGHVIMTKFATTGDGILTGLHLVAEMERTGKTLAELASVMTVYPQVLVNVRGVDHHSLGSDSVIADAVAAVEAELGETGRVLLRASGTEPMVRVMVEAERQEVAQQMADRLAAVVRAQLGN; this is encoded by the coding sequence ATGGCACGTCTTTTTGGTACGGATGGCGTTCGCGGACTCGCGAACAGCGATCTTACTGTAGAGCTCGCACTTGGCCTGGCTCAGTCGGCAGCTGTCGTACTGGGTCAGGGCCGAGTCGCCGATGGTCGTCGAGCTTCCGGCCGTCGACCCGTTGCCGTAGTCGCACGCGACCCGCGGGTATCCGGTGAGTTCATCTCAGCCGCGGTATCCGCGGGGCTCGCGAGCTCTGGCGTCGATGTCTTCGACGCCGGAGTAATCCCCACCCCCGCAGCAGCATTCCTCGTCGCTGACTTCAAAGCCGACCTCGGAGTCATGATCTCCGCGTCGCACAATCCCGCCCCCGACAACGGAATTAAGTTCTTCGGTCAGGGCGGCACCAAACTTCCCGATGAGGTCGAAGACCGCATCGAAGCAGCACTCGCAGCCCCCAGCCTCGCTCCGACGGGCGTTGAGGTTGGCCGCATTCGACGATTCGCCGACGCTGAAGACCGCTACGTCGTGCACCTGTTGTCGACACTACCTAACCAGCTCGGCGGCATCCACGTTGTGCTCGACTGCGCTCACGGCGCGGCCTCCGGAGTATCGCCACAGGTGTTTACGGATGCCGGGGCCAAGGTCACGGTCATCGGTGCAGACCCCGATGGCATCAACATCAACGACGGTGTCGGATCGACCCATCTCGACAACCTCGCTGTGGCAGTGCTCGCGCACGGCGCAGATATTGGTATCGCCCATGATGGTGACGCTGATCGCTGTCTCGCCGTCGACAAAGACGGCAAGGTCGTTGATGGTGACCAGATCATGGCGATTCTGGCGGTATCGATGGCCGAGCGCGGTGTTCTTCAAGACCGCACCCTGGTTGCGACCGTCATGAGCAATCTGGGGCTTCGCCGCGCCATGGCCGAGAACAACATTAAGATGCTCGAAACCAAGGTCGGCGATCGTTACGTGCTCGAAGCACTCGGTGAGCACGGCCTTTCCCTCGGCGGGGAGCAGTCTGGTCACGTCATCATGACCAAGTTCGCGACCACCGGCGACGGCATCCTCACCGGCCTTCATCTTGTTGCCGAAATGGAGCGAACGGGCAAGACGCTTGCCGAGTTGGCTTCAGTAATGACGGTGTACCCGCAAGTTCTCGTGAACGTGCGGGGCGTCGACCATCACTCGCTGGGCTCCGACAGCGTAATCGCGGATGCGGTTGCCGCTGTGGAGGCAGAACTGGGCGAAACGGGCCGGGTGCTGCTGCGCGCATCGGGAACGGAGCCAATGGTTCGCGTGATGGTTGAGGCGGAGCGCCAAGAGGTTGCACAACAGATGGCCGATCGCCTTGCCGCAGTCGTCCGTGCTCAGCTCGGCAACTAA
- the rpsI gene encoding 30S ribosomal protein S9 — MAKIEDSITEGAPESYTTESAATEAPAAPRPVLTVPGAAVGRRKQAIARVRLVPGSGTITVNGREFAEYFPNKLHQQLINDPFKVLDLLGGYDVIARITGGGPSGQAGALRLGISRSLNQIDEENNRAILKKAGFLTRDARVKERKKAGLKKARKAPQFSKR, encoded by the coding sequence GTGGCCAAGATCGAAGATTCAATCACCGAGGGTGCTCCCGAGTCGTACACGACGGAATCGGCAGCAACCGAGGCGCCCGCAGCGCCTCGCCCCGTTCTCACCGTTCCCGGCGCAGCCGTCGGACGTCGCAAGCAGGCAATTGCCCGCGTTCGCCTCGTTCCTGGTTCGGGCACCATCACGGTCAACGGCCGTGAGTTCGCCGAGTACTTCCCCAACAAGCTTCACCAGCAGCTCATCAATGACCCCTTCAAGGTTCTTGACCTGCTCGGTGGTTACGACGTAATCGCACGCATCACCGGCGGCGGCCCTTCGGGTCAGGCTGGCGCGCTGCGTCTAGGCATCTCTCGTTCGCTCAACCAGATCGATGAAGAGAACAACCGCGCGATCCTCAAGAAGGCTGGCTTCCTTACCCGTGACGCTCGCGTCAAGGAGCGTAAGAAGGCTGGACTCAAGAAGGCGCGTAAGGCTCCGCAGTTCTCGAAGCGCTAA
- the rplM gene encoding 50S ribosomal protein L13, with protein MTRTYSPKPDDVKREWVIIDATDIVLGRLASHAAVLLRGKHKATFAPHMDMGDFVIIINAEKVALTGSKLAQKKAYRHSGYPGGLTATTYSEMLEKHPTRAVEKAIRGMLPKNSLGRAQLTKLKVYAGTEHPHAAQQPTPYTLTQVAQ; from the coding sequence GTGACGCGCACATATTCGCCCAAGCCCGACGACGTCAAGCGGGAATGGGTCATCATCGACGCAACCGACATCGTTCTCGGCCGCCTCGCCAGCCACGCAGCAGTTTTGCTCCGTGGAAAGCACAAGGCCACCTTTGCTCCCCACATGGACATGGGTGACTTCGTCATTATCATCAACGCTGAGAAGGTTGCCCTCACGGGCTCCAAGCTCGCGCAGAAGAAGGCCTACCGTCACTCCGGTTACCCGGGCGGGCTCACGGCCACCACGTACTCCGAGATGTTGGAGAAGCACCCCACGCGTGCCGTTGAAAAGGCAATCCGTGGAATGCTCCCCAAGAACTCACTCGGTCGCGCTCAGCTCACCAAGCTGAAGGTATACGCGGGTACTGAGCACCCTCACGCTGCTCAGCAGCCAACCCCGTATACCCTCACCCAGGTCGCTCAGTAG
- a CDS encoding tRNA pseudouridine synthase A has protein sequence MDQTAAANPANEPNVDRDGGETRDPHSTRLRLDISYDGTNFFGWGKQPVLRTVQGTIEDALGVIFRRFGVIPSLVVAGRTDAGVHASGQVAHLDLTDAQLHSLDRPRRGNLGGRRYDGPASLARRINGIAGLEADIHVSQSVIAADGFDARFSPLWRRYEYRIADNESPRDPRYRNHTVWYPATLDVDAMNVAAKELLGLHDWAAYCKPREGASTVRWLEHFSWRRNEEGIIVAEVRADAFCHSMVRSLVGAGVFVGQGKLDISRPVDIRDERSKGSEYKVMPAKGLTLVEVGYPPADGLAARAELTRSHRDPLD, from the coding sequence ATGGATCAGACGGCAGCCGCAAACCCGGCGAATGAGCCGAATGTCGACCGCGATGGTGGCGAGACCCGTGATCCCCACTCGACTCGTCTGCGACTCGACATTTCCTACGACGGCACCAACTTCTTCGGATGGGGAAAGCAGCCGGTCCTCCGCACCGTTCAGGGCACGATTGAAGACGCACTCGGCGTGATCTTCCGGCGCTTCGGCGTGATCCCGTCGCTTGTTGTTGCCGGCCGTACGGATGCCGGTGTGCACGCGAGCGGCCAGGTGGCGCACCTTGACCTTACTGACGCCCAGTTGCACAGCCTCGATCGTCCGCGTCGGGGGAACCTTGGCGGCAGGCGCTACGATGGGCCCGCATCTTTGGCTCGAAGGATTAATGGCATCGCGGGGCTTGAGGCTGACATTCATGTGTCGCAGTCAGTGATAGCGGCCGACGGTTTCGATGCCCGCTTTTCGCCGCTGTGGCGCCGGTATGAGTACCGGATTGCCGACAACGAGTCGCCTCGGGATCCTCGGTACCGAAATCACACGGTCTGGTATCCGGCGACGCTCGATGTTGACGCGATGAATGTGGCCGCAAAGGAATTGCTAGGGCTCCATGACTGGGCCGCATACTGCAAACCTCGGGAGGGTGCCTCGACAGTGAGATGGCTTGAGCATTTCAGTTGGAGACGCAACGAGGAGGGCATCATCGTTGCCGAAGTTCGGGCAGACGCTTTCTGTCACAGCATGGTGCGGTCGCTCGTGGGTGCTGGCGTATTTGTGGGGCAGGGCAAGCTGGATATCTCGCGTCCGGTCGACATTCGCGATGAGCGTTCGAAGGGGAGTGAGTACAAGGTCATGCCCGCTAAAGGTCTCACGCTCGTCGAAGTGGGCTATCCGCCAGCTGACGGGCTCGCCGCGCGTGCAGAACTCACGCGATCTCATCGCGATCCGCTCGACTAG
- the rplQ gene encoding 50S ribosomal protein L17 gives MPTPTKGPRLGGGPAHERLMLANLAAALFTHKSIKTTETRAKRLRPVAERLITFAKKGDLHNRRRAMGIIGDKTVIHELFTVIAPQVEHRDGGYTRITKLGFRKGDNASMVQMELVLEPVTPKKKSPKAAAKAEPKAAAEEPAAQEAPAADDTAASDVATEDVAVEAPAEDAAAETAEEK, from the coding sequence ATGCCTACACCTACTAAGGGCCCGCGTCTCGGCGGTGGACCAGCGCACGAGCGCCTCATGCTCGCCAACCTGGCAGCAGCCCTGTTCACACACAAAAGCATCAAGACCACCGAAACTCGGGCAAAGCGCCTGCGTCCCGTGGCCGAGCGTCTGATCACCTTTGCGAAGAAGGGTGACCTGCACAACCGTCGCCGCGCAATGGGAATCATTGGCGACAAGACCGTCATCCACGAACTCTTCACTGTCATCGCTCCGCAGGTCGAGCACCGTGATGGCGGCTACACCCGCATCACGAAGCTTGGTTTCCGCAAGGGTGACAACGCGTCGATGGTTCAGATGGAGCTCGTTCTTGAGCCCGTAACGCCTAAGAAGAAGTCACCTAAGGCCGCTGCTAAGGCAGAGCCAAAGGCCGCTGCAGAAGAGCCCGCCGCCCAAGAAGCTCCTGCCGCAGACGACACTGCTGCCAGCGACGTTGCAACCGAAGATGTAGCCGTTGAGGCTCCTGCTGAGGACGCTGCTGCGGAGACTGCAGAAGAGAAGTAA
- a CDS encoding DNA-directed RNA polymerase subunit alpha: protein MLIAQRPTLAEENISEFRSRFVIEPLEPGFGYTLGNSIRRTLLSSIPGAAVTSIRIDGVLHEFSTVAGVKEDVTEVILNIKNLVVSSEHDEPITAYLRKQGAGEVTAADISAPAGVEIHNPELVIATLNDKAKFELELTIERGRGYVTATQNRSEFSEAGQIPVDSIYSPVLKVTYRVEATRAGERTDFDRLVVDVETKSAITPRDAIASAGRTLTELFGLARELNTAAEGIEIGPAPVDAVLSTELSMPIEDLDLSVRSYNCLKREGINTVSELVALSETQLMNIRNFGQKSVDEVRDKLVEMGLSLKDSVPGFDGAHFYGGYADDETNA, encoded by the coding sequence GTGCTCATTGCACAGCGTCCCACCCTTGCTGAGGAGAACATCTCCGAATTCCGTTCACGGTTCGTTATCGAGCCGCTTGAACCCGGTTTCGGTTACACCCTCGGAAACTCAATCCGTCGTACCCTTCTTTCGTCGATCCCCGGAGCAGCTGTCACCAGCATCCGTATCGACGGCGTGCTCCACGAGTTCAGCACCGTCGCCGGTGTAAAAGAAGACGTCACCGAGGTCATCCTCAACATCAAGAACCTCGTTGTCTCGAGCGAGCACGACGAACCAATCACCGCTTACCTGCGCAAGCAGGGCGCTGGTGAGGTCACCGCCGCTGACATCTCTGCACCTGCTGGTGTAGAGATCCACAACCCCGAGCTCGTTATCGCGACCCTCAACGACAAGGCCAAGTTCGAACTTGAGCTGACGATCGAGCGTGGCCGCGGTTACGTCACTGCAACCCAGAACCGCAGCGAATTCAGCGAAGCCGGCCAGATTCCGGTTGACTCGATCTACTCGCCCGTGCTCAAGGTCACCTACCGCGTCGAGGCAACTCGTGCGGGTGAGCGTACCGACTTTGACCGTCTGGTTGTGGATGTCGAAACCAAGTCGGCAATCACCCCGCGTGACGCCATTGCTTCAGCCGGTCGCACGCTAACCGAACTGTTCGGACTCGCTCGCGAGCTCAACACGGCAGCCGAGGGTATTGAGATTGGTCCTGCACCGGTTGACGCCGTGCTGTCGACTGAACTCAGCATGCCGATCGAAGACCTTGATCTTTCGGTGCGCAGCTACAACTGCCTCAAGCGCGAAGGAATCAACACTGTAAGTGAACTGGTGGCTCTTTCGGAGACCCAGCTCATGAACATCCGCAACTTTGGTCAGAAGTCGGTTGATGAAGTACGCGACAAGCTCGTCGAAATGGGATTGTCGTTGAAAGACAGCGTTCCCGGATTTGACGGCGCGCACTTCTACGGCGGATACGCCGACGACGAGACCAACGCTTGA
- the rpsK gene encoding 30S ribosomal protein S11, which translates to MAAPKSAARKPRRKEKKNVAVGQAHIKSTFNNTIVTITDPTGAVLSWSSSGVVGFKGSRKSTPYAAQMSAESAARQAQEHGVKKVDVFVKGPGSGRETAIRSLQAAGLEVGSINDVTPQTHNGCRPPKRRRV; encoded by the coding sequence ATGGCAGCACCAAAATCGGCCGCTCGTAAGCCGCGTCGTAAAGAAAAGAAGAATGTTGCAGTGGGCCAGGCTCACATCAAGTCAACGTTCAACAACACCATCGTTACCATCACCGACCCCACCGGCGCAGTACTGAGCTGGTCCTCGTCAGGTGTCGTCGGCTTCAAGGGTTCGCGCAAGTCGACCCCTTACGCCGCACAGATGTCTGCTGAGTCGGCTGCACGCCAGGCTCAAGAGCACGGTGTCAAGAAGGTAGACGTTTTCGTCAAGGGACCGGGTTCGGGTCGCGAAACTGCGATTCGTTCGCTGCAGGCCGCTGGCCTCGAAGTGGGTTCGATCAACGACGTAACCCCGCAGACGCACAATGGTTGCCGTCCGCCCAAGCGTCGTCGCGTTTAG
- the rpsM gene encoding 30S ribosomal protein S13, with product MARLAGVDIPRDKRVEVALTYIYGVGRTRALKTLADTQISGEIRVHDLTDDQLIALRDYIEANFQVEGDLRREVAADIRRKVEIGSYQGIRHRKGLPVHGQRTKTNARTRKGPKRTVAGKKKAR from the coding sequence ATGGCACGTCTAGCCGGCGTCGACATCCCACGCGACAAGCGTGTAGAGGTCGCACTGACTTACATTTATGGTGTTGGCCGCACGAGGGCACTCAAAACCCTCGCCGACACCCAAATCAGCGGAGAAATTCGCGTTCACGATCTGACCGATGACCAGCTCATCGCGCTTCGTGACTACATCGAGGCAAACTTCCAGGTAGAAGGTGACCTTCGTCGTGAGGTTGCAGCAGACATTCGCCGCAAGGTTGAAATCGGCAGCTACCAGGGCATCCGTCACCGCAAGGGGCTGCCCGTTCATGGACAGCGCACGAAGACCAACGCTCGTACCCGCAAGGGCCCGAAGCGCACCGTAGCCGGCAAGAAGAAGGCCCGATAG
- the rpmJ gene encoding 50S ribosomal protein L36, whose translation MKVNPSVKPMCDHCRVIRRNGRVMIICKSNPRHKQRQG comes from the coding sequence ATGAAGGTTAACCCCAGCGTCAAGCCCATGTGCGACCACTGCCGCGTTATTCGCCGCAACGGACGCGTCATGATCATCTGCAAGTCGAACCCGCGCCACAAGCAACGCCAGGGCTAA